In Sulfurihydrogenibium sp., the DNA window CCCTTGTCATTTACCTCTTAATTAAGAACAATTTTCATACATTACCTATAACAGTTTGCAAACTATTCCTACTATCTGTACAAGCTAAAAGAAACATGGGAAAATATTATATAAGAATTTAAAATCATGAAAATCGGAGGATAAAGATGAGAAAGAAAGTAGGAACATCTACCTACATTCAGAGAATTAATACACTTGAAAGGAAACTTTTAAAACAAGTAAAAGAATTAGATGATGTTGTGGAAAAATATCCAGAAATAATCTTTAGATTACAAGTTGTAGAATTTGCTTTAAAACATTCAGTGAAGGTTGCAGTGGAAGCTTTTGGTGTATCAAAATCTACCATATACAGATGGATTAAAAATTATAAAAGCAGTAATAACAATCCTTTATCTTTAAAAAATCGTTATGTATCAAAAAAAGATGCTGCAATATATGCTATGGTATAACACAGAAAGACCTCATCATAGTTTAAACAAAAAATCACCTTTACAATGCTTTTGTAATATTATGAATTC includes these proteins:
- a CDS encoding helix-turn-helix domain-containing protein, with product MRKKVGTSTYIQRINTLERKLLKQVKELDDVVEKYPEIIFRLQVVEFALKHSVKVAVEAFGVSKSTIYRWIKNYKSSNNNPLSLKNRYVSKKDAAIYAMV